The following are encoded in a window of Spodoptera frugiperda isolate SF20-4 chromosome 3, AGI-APGP_CSIRO_Sfru_2.0, whole genome shotgun sequence genomic DNA:
- the LOC118266235 gene encoding uncharacterized protein LOC118266235, with the protein MAKILLQKLWLEKVNWDQNVSETLHEEWNQIRSDFVNVNDVQVDRWLGTTNINKTHRQLHGFSDASTRAYAAVVYIRTETNGKVEIKLIAAKTRVAPLKTISLPRLELCGALLLSKLMKHISLAMQIPPSDMYAWTDSSIVIAWLYGDPNRWKTFVANRVVEIVENLNYKRWYHVKSSDNPADLASRGMLLSELTKCGLWWRGPRWLSEKEIKFSKQEVIKTQLEMKKQKIITHLSTEDQDKSITTQFEKFNDLPELLKVVCYCRRFLNYKDNKNINKQITTQELEDALTICIKRVQELEYTEEIERLKLNKQVKRRSPLRSLNPYLDDKHILRVGGRLRHANLPDERKHPIILGNKNTLSRLIIADAHLKTIHGGIQLMLCYLRSKYWILKAKSIAKKHIHKCLICARLNATARAQIMGDLPNERVTPSRPFLNSGVDFAGPFQILLSKGRGNKTTKAYVSIFICMSTKAIHIELVSDLTSEAFIGAYRRFVARRGKCSHLWSDQGRNFVGADKELRDAWKEASLQFTGEIAETLATEGTQWHFIPAYSPSFGGLWEAGVKSIKYHLKRIVTTHLTYEEMTTILCQVEACLNSRPLCPLNDSDPDNINPLTPGHFLVGEAPIVVPSPDMKDIKMSSLSRWQHSQKLVHDFWQRWQDEYLSRLQQRPKWHKKEDEFKIGDVVLIKTDNLPPGKWSLGRIVDKHPGPDGLTRVYSVKSGNSVTKRTITKLCPLPLDET; encoded by the coding sequence ATGGCAAAAATACTGTTACAAAAACTATGGCTCGAAAAGGTGAACTGGGATCAGAACGTAAGTGAAACATTACATGAAGAATGGAATCAGATAAGATCGGATTTTGTAAATGTGAACGATGTACAAGTGGACAGATGGCTTGGTAcaactaatataaacaaaactcaTAGACAACTACATGGATTCAGTGACGCTTCGACACGAGCTTACGCAGCAGTAGTATACATAAGAACTGAAACAAATGGCAAGGTTGAAATAAAACTCATTGCTGCTAAAACAAGGGTTGCACCACTAAAAACTATATCCTTACCAAGACTAGAATTGTGTGGGGCATTATTACTTTCCAAGCTTATGAAACATATTAGTCTAGCAATGCAAATTCCACCTTCAGATATGTATGCATGGACGGATTCATCTATAGTTATAGCATGGCTATACGGTGATCCCAATCGATGGAAAACATTTGTTGCCAACCGCGTCGTCGAAATTGTAGAAAACTTAAACTACAAACGCTGGTATCATGTAAAATCAAGCGATAATCCTGCAGACTTGGCCTCTCGAGGAATGTTGCTGTCCGAACTAACGAAATGTGGCTTGTGGTGGAGAGGACCACGTTGGTTATctgaaaaggaaataaaatttagtaaacAGGAAgttattaaaacacaattagAAATGAAAAAACAGAAGATTATTACTCACCTCAGCACAGAAGATCAGGATAAATCTATAACTACACAATTTGAGAAGTTTAATGACTTACCAGAATTACTTAAAGTTGTATGTTACTGCAGAAGATTTTTAAACTACAAAGATAAtaagaacataaataaacaaataacgaCACAAGAATTAGAAGATGCTTTgacaatttgtataaaaagaGTTCAAGAACTAGAATACACTGAAGAAATtgaaagattaaaattaaacaaacaagtaaaaAGAAGAAGTCCGTTGCGATCCCTCAACCCTTATCTTGATGATAAACATATCCTCAGGGTGGGCGGTCGCCTCAGACACGCAAACTTACCTGATGAAAGAAAACATCCAATCATTCTCggaaataaaaacacattgtcGCGTCTGATTATAGCCGACGCACACCTTAAGACAATTCACGGAGGAATTCAACTGATGTTATGTTATCTTCGTTCAAAATATTGGATTTTAAAGGCAAAATCAATAGCTAAGAAACATATACACAAGTGCTTGATTTGCGCAAGACTTAATGCTACCGCCAGAGCTCAAATTATGGGAGACTTACCAAATGAGAGAGTAACTCCATCCAGACCATTCTTGAATAGTGGCGTGGACTTCGCAGGGCCCTTTCAGATTTTATTATCTAAGGGtagaggaaataaaacaacaaaggcCTACGTTTCGATTTTCATTTGTATGTCTACAAAGGCAATTCATATTGAGCTTGTAAGTGATCTTACTTCAGAAGCGTTTATCGGTGCTTATAGACGGTTTGTTGCCAGGAGAGGCAAATGTAGCCACCTGTGGAGTGATCAAGGCCGTAACTTCGTCGGAGCTGACAAAGAACTCCGGGATGCCTGGAAAGAAGCAAGCTTACAGTTCACTGGAGAAATTGCAGAGACACTAGCCACAGAGGGTACTCAATGGCATTTCATCCCCGCTTACAGTCCCTCTTTCGGTGGATTATGGGAGGCTGGtgtaaaatctataaaataccACCTGAAAAGAATTGTGACAACTCACCTGACTTACGAAGAGATGACGACGATACTCTGCCAAGTGGAAGCCTGCTTGAATTCTCGTCCGCTTTGTCCCTTGAATGATTCTGATCCAGACAACATTAACCCACTTACTCCGGGACATTTTTTAGTTGGAGAGGCACCTATCGTTGTCCCATCACCGGATATGAAAGACATAAAGATGTCCAGCTTGTCTCGCTGGCAGCACTCACAGAAACTGGTTCACGACTTCTGGCAGCGATGGCAAGATGAATACTTATCCAGATTGCAACAACGTCCCAAGTGGCATAAAAAGGAAGATGAATTTAAGATCGGAGATGTCGTCTTGATAAAAACCGATAACTTGCCACCTGGAAAATGGTCCTTGGGACGAATCGTCGATAAACATCCCGGTCCGGATGGTCTAACGAGGGTGTATAGTGTCAAAAGTGGTAATTCTGTAACTAAAAGAACTATAACAAAGTTATGTCCATTGCCTCTCGATGAAACCTAG